A genome region from Mesorhizobium sp. B2-1-8 includes the following:
- a CDS encoding GNAT family N-acetyltransferase — translation MPSAPTPLAEDHDLELFQSGTESLDQWLRRRARANQVSGASRTYVMAEGTRVVGYYCLSSGGLDLAEAPGIIRRNMPDPIPMVVLGRLAVDASWQGKGLGAALLQDAVLRSSQAATILRIRGIFVHAISDEAKAFYEHYGFAASPKNPMILLLSLKGQ, via the coding sequence ATGCCGTCGGCGCCCACGCCGCTGGCCGAAGACCACGATCTCGAACTTTTCCAAAGCGGAACAGAAAGCCTCGACCAATGGCTTCGCCGTCGGGCACGGGCCAACCAGGTCAGTGGCGCATCACGTACTTATGTGATGGCGGAAGGCACACGCGTTGTCGGCTACTATTGCTTGTCTTCGGGCGGGCTTGATCTGGCGGAAGCGCCCGGCATTATTCGCCGCAACATGCCAGATCCCATTCCAATGGTTGTGCTCGGACGTCTCGCGGTGGATGCAAGCTGGCAAGGGAAAGGGCTAGGCGCTGCGCTTCTGCAAGACGCCGTCCTGCGCTCCAGTCAAGCCGCGACGATCCTCAGGATTCGCGGAATTTTTGTTCACGCCATATCGGATGAAGCGAAAGCCTTTTACGAGCACTACGGCTTTGCGGCTTCCCCGAAAAATCCCATGATCTTGTTGTTGTCGTTGAAAGGCCAGTGA
- a CDS encoding DUF1778 domain-containing protein has protein sequence MAKAAPETHAKPVNLRIREDVRILIDRAAKIRGKTRSDFMIDVAYRAAEDTLLDQTLIKVDPESYRHYLDILDEPPSGEGFARLMNVPRPWRD, from the coding sequence ATGGCGAAAGCCGCACCCGAAACCCATGCCAAGCCTGTCAATCTGCGCATCCGAGAGGACGTACGCATACTGATTGACCGTGCCGCAAAGATACGCGGGAAAACCCGCTCTGACTTCATGATCGACGTCGCTTATCGTGCGGCCGAGGATACGCTGCTCGACCAAACATTGATCAAGGTGGATCCCGAGAGTTACCGGCATTATCTCGACATCCTCGATGAACCGCCAAGCGGGGAAGGTTTTGCACGCCTTATGAACGTGCCCAGGCCGTGGCGGGACTGA